The following proteins come from a genomic window of Natronosalvus vescus:
- a CDS encoding DUF726 domain-containing protein yields MSPRHTSSVPGNDRSVSRRTILRGVGASAVGLGGLALASSPAQAGKEDSCDDPPMWYPRVTTRGHFDTTWWGSVYITDGNDETNYDVAGDPIPGLDGSSPDELLIHAHGWNNDLEGGVCSVSEAGFTFDLEGYDHPVVGYTWDADYGWYNATSIAEQNGPKLAHFLIAYRAQNPNVTLRLCCHSLGARVALSAIDTLAHWGYHDVVESATLLGGAADNDSPSLEGTYGSAIGSAVGRLDNFWMNDDAVLDWAYSTAEWGTAIGASTIDGTPPANYADHNVDYVPDHFSHYKPDGCLHEVIATF; encoded by the coding sequence ATGTCACCACGACACACTTCGTCGGTGCCAGGGAATGATCGATCGGTCTCGAGACGAACAATCCTGCGAGGCGTCGGTGCCTCAGCCGTTGGCCTCGGTGGACTTGCACTCGCTTCATCGCCCGCCCAGGCCGGCAAAGAGGATTCGTGTGACGATCCGCCGATGTGGTACCCGCGAGTCACGACACGCGGTCACTTCGATACGACCTGGTGGGGAAGCGTCTACATCACGGACGGCAACGACGAGACCAACTACGACGTCGCCGGTGATCCGATTCCGGGACTGGACGGATCGTCACCGGACGAACTCCTGATTCACGCCCACGGCTGGAACAACGACCTCGAGGGTGGCGTCTGCTCGGTGAGCGAAGCCGGATTCACCTTCGACCTCGAGGGCTACGACCATCCGGTGGTCGGCTACACCTGGGACGCCGATTACGGCTGGTATAACGCGACGAGCATCGCCGAACAGAACGGGCCGAAACTCGCTCACTTCCTCATCGCCTATCGCGCACAGAACCCGAACGTCACGCTACGGCTGTGCTGTCACTCACTCGGGGCACGCGTCGCCCTCAGCGCCATCGACACGCTCGCTCACTGGGGCTACCACGACGTCGTCGAAAGTGCAACGTTGCTCGGCGGCGCGGCGGACAACGACAGCCCGTCACTCGAGGGAACCTACGGGTCAGCGATCGGTTCCGCGGTCGGCCGGTTGGATAACTTCTGGATGAACGACGACGCGGTGCTCGACTGGGCGTACAGCACGGCCGAGTGGGGCACCGCGATCGGTGCGAGCACGATCGACGGTACGCCGCCGGCGAACTACGCCGATCACAACGTCGACTACGTCCCGGATCACTTCAGCCATTACAAACCCGACGGGTGTCTCCACGAGGTCATCGCGACGTTCTGA
- a CDS encoding amino acid permease yields MSKDLERDLGLFAVIAISMGAMIGSGIFILPGLAMAIAGPSVIVAFVLAAILVVPAALSIAELGTAMPEAGGDYVFIERGMGPAAGTIAGLGTWLMLMLKGSLALYGGMFYIHFVYALPTWELAIPGLEFALTVPGVRALGVTLALVLIGVNLLGVKQTGGLQLIMVIVMLVILSGFVAAAIVQVEAANYADFFGEGIGGILNATALVLVSYAGVTKVAAVAEEIENPGRNLPLGLLISLIATSFLYALLVFVLVGIIEGDELAGSEEPMALATELLFGDMTIPVAGMELAIGFGAVAAIVLAALLALVSTANAGILTASRYPLALSRDKLFVPAFEYIHPRFKTPFVAILTTGAVIVLIVATMPVDDIAKMAGAFQILVYILVCGALIAFRERDLEWYQPDFHTPAYPWVQLFGIVSGVFIIAQMDWLPVVGTIVITIFGFVWYHYYARDRVEREGVAVGLARREAGKQFVRDTEAEFARNDRYEVLIPLRQDVSREQENALLQLAAPIVRSQGGRIRVIRFDEVPDQVPLDTAASELSERDVAFEKRTDTLVSELDVPVEVGEIVSHDTRHAVVNFAERTGANLILARQQATSRLGTLFGRDTDWILEHAPCDVVFVQHERHTPVDEIAIVTDRSPFNDPLKVELANTLATQLDARLRFLFAVSENAPDELIETVEDYHAELDDICTVPVESSIVRANDAIGGLSAELESADLVMLSTVTHRRLPDLLIEQRSDRLAAAIEQPVLLVHSKKTRRGSFLRPILERVLFN; encoded by the coding sequence ATGTCGAAGGATCTCGAGCGAGACCTGGGTCTGTTCGCCGTCATTGCGATCAGTATGGGTGCGATGATCGGCAGCGGCATCTTCATCCTCCCTGGATTGGCGATGGCCATTGCCGGACCGTCCGTGATCGTCGCGTTCGTCCTCGCCGCTATTCTGGTCGTCCCCGCCGCACTCAGCATCGCCGAGCTCGGCACGGCCATGCCCGAAGCCGGTGGGGATTACGTGTTCATCGAGCGCGGAATGGGGCCGGCAGCCGGCACGATCGCAGGGCTGGGCACCTGGCTCATGTTGATGCTCAAAGGCTCGCTCGCGCTCTACGGCGGTATGTTCTACATTCACTTTGTCTACGCGCTCCCGACCTGGGAGCTGGCGATTCCGGGGCTCGAGTTCGCGCTCACGGTTCCCGGCGTCAGGGCCCTCGGCGTCACGTTGGCGCTCGTCCTCATCGGCGTCAATCTCCTCGGGGTCAAACAGACCGGGGGGCTCCAGTTGATCATGGTGATCGTCATGCTCGTGATCCTCTCCGGGTTCGTCGCCGCCGCCATCGTCCAGGTCGAGGCGGCGAACTACGCCGATTTCTTTGGCGAAGGAATCGGCGGCATTCTGAACGCGACGGCACTCGTCTTGGTTTCCTACGCCGGCGTGACGAAGGTCGCAGCAGTTGCCGAAGAGATCGAAAATCCCGGCCGGAACCTTCCGCTCGGGTTACTCATCTCGCTGATCGCGACCAGCTTTCTGTACGCTTTACTCGTGTTCGTCCTCGTCGGTATCATCGAGGGCGACGAGCTGGCCGGCTCGGAAGAACCGATGGCGCTCGCGACCGAGTTGCTGTTCGGTGACATGACGATTCCGGTTGCCGGTATGGAACTCGCCATCGGATTCGGTGCCGTCGCCGCGATCGTCCTCGCGGCGCTGCTCGCACTCGTCAGCACGGCCAACGCCGGCATTTTGACTGCCTCGAGATACCCACTGGCGTTGAGTCGTGACAAGCTCTTCGTCCCGGCGTTCGAGTACATCCACCCTCGGTTCAAGACGCCGTTCGTTGCCATCCTCACGACCGGGGCGGTCATCGTCCTCATCGTCGCCACCATGCCCGTCGACGACATCGCGAAGATGGCCGGTGCCTTCCAGATTCTCGTCTACATTTTGGTGTGTGGCGCATTGATCGCCTTCCGTGAACGCGACCTCGAGTGGTACCAGCCGGATTTTCACACCCCAGCCTACCCCTGGGTTCAGCTCTTCGGCATCGTCTCGGGGGTGTTCATCATCGCGCAAATGGACTGGCTCCCGGTCGTCGGTACTATCGTTATCACGATCTTCGGGTTCGTCTGGTACCACTACTACGCCCGCGACCGGGTCGAACGCGAGGGCGTCGCCGTCGGCCTCGCCAGACGCGAAGCTGGCAAACAGTTCGTCCGCGACACCGAAGCGGAATTCGCGCGCAACGACCGATACGAGGTGTTGATCCCGCTTCGCCAGGACGTTTCCCGCGAGCAAGAAAACGCCCTCTTGCAACTCGCCGCGCCCATCGTCCGTAGCCAGGGCGGGCGAATCCGAGTGATCCGGTTCGACGAAGTCCCCGACCAGGTACCCCTCGACACGGCCGCGAGCGAACTCTCCGAACGCGACGTCGCGTTCGAGAAACGAACCGACACGCTGGTGAGCGAACTCGACGTCCCGGTCGAAGTTGGGGAAATCGTCAGCCACGACACCCGCCACGCCGTCGTCAACTTCGCCGAGCGAACCGGCGCGAACCTGATCCTCGCCCGCCAGCAGGCGACCAGCCGGCTCGGCACGCTGTTCGGCCGCGATACCGACTGGATCCTCGAGCACGCCCCCTGTGACGTCGTCTTCGTCCAGCACGAACGACACACGCCGGTCGACGAAATCGCCATCGTGACCGACCGCAGCCCGTTCAACGATCCGCTGAAGGTCGAACTCGCGAACACGCTGGCGACGCAACTCGACGCACGATTGCGATTCCTCTTTGCCGTCTCGGAGAACGCACCCGACGAACTAATCGAGACGGTCGAAGACTACCACGCCGAACTTGACGACATCTGTACGGTGCCCGTCGAGAGTTCAATCGTCCGGGCGAACGACGCCATCGGCGGGTTGTCGGCCGAACTCGAGAGCGCTGACCTCGTCATGCTGAGCACGGTTACCCACCGCCGGCTCCCGGATCTGCTCATCGAGCAGCGTTCCGATCGGCTCGCGGCCGCGATAGAACAGCCGGTGTTGCTCGTTCACTCGAAGAAGACCAGGCGCGGGTCGTTCCTCAGGCCGATCCTCGAGCGCGTCTTGTTCAATTAA
- a CDS encoding DUF1028 domain-containing protein encodes MTFSICATVEGRHGVAVATKAIAVGSTAPFVCRRGAVCTQAMTSTPLGVRTIRALEAGDAIDAAVEELLADDPHATVRQIHGVDADGGVVAITGEECVPTAGERVGSEYTVAGNMLVGEDVLGAMADRFETTVGRPLDERLLAALEAGANAGGDKRGEHAQSAALCVFDPEEPHLAHDLRVDEHETAVAKLARIHELARRVGSEWEEKYPRADLQRHPW; translated from the coding sequence GTGACGTTCTCCATCTGTGCGACGGTCGAGGGCCGTCACGGGGTTGCCGTCGCGACGAAGGCCATCGCCGTCGGGTCGACAGCACCGTTCGTCTGTCGTCGCGGAGCAGTCTGCACCCAGGCGATGACGAGTACGCCTCTCGGCGTCCGAACGATACGAGCCCTCGAGGCCGGCGACGCGATCGATGCGGCCGTCGAGGAACTGCTCGCGGACGACCCACACGCCACGGTGCGGCAAATCCACGGTGTTGACGCTGACGGCGGTGTCGTCGCAATCACGGGCGAGGAGTGCGTCCCGACCGCTGGAGAGCGCGTCGGATCGGAGTATACGGTCGCCGGAAACATGCTCGTCGGTGAGGACGTCCTCGGAGCGATGGCCGATCGGTTCGAGACAACCGTCGGACGGCCGCTTGACGAACGCTTACTCGCGGCGCTCGAGGCGGGTGCGAACGCCGGCGGCGACAAACGTGGGGAACACGCCCAGAGCGCCGCCCTATGCGTGTTCGATCCCGAGGAACCACACCTGGCCCACGACCTTCGTGTCGACGAGCACGAGACCGCCGTGGCGAAACTCGCTCGGATCCACGAGCTCGCGAGACGTGTCGGGAGCGAATGGGAAGAGAAGTATCCTCGAGCGGATCTGCAGCGTCATCCTTGGTAA
- a CDS encoding ABC transporter ATP-binding protein, which produces MTTTNTLLAVDDLRTQFRTEEGTVTAVNDVSFTLDRGEVMGIVGESGAGKSVTAKSIMRLIRYPGEIVSGSITFDGQELLSLTEKEMRSVRGNKITLIPQDPMTSLNPVLTVGQQIIETIRLHQDVGEAEARDIAIEAMEDVEIPDPASRIDEYPHEFSGGMRQRVLIAIGLACEPDLIIADEPTTALDVTTQAKILELLNDLREERGVSILMITHNLGVVAQTCDRVGVMYAGNLVETGRVDDIFEQPRHPYTRTLIDAIPAVDSDRNRLYALGGSMPDLKALPDGCNFADRCPHAIEACRSGGDPALEPVIGGPEGAQAACIWTDELDLSEPAVEGEVERRRREEHNEPLLEVRDLEKHFPAGDGLFGNLSLARTDGGGLTLERRYVKAVDGVSFTINRGETVGLVGESGCGKSTVARTVMQLLEPTGGEVYFDGHPLHELGKREIRSLRREMQIIFQDPKSSLNPRKTVGQIIGRGMEKHSIATGEEKRERIKDLLERVGLQASDIDKYPHQFSGGQQQRVAIANALAVEPELIVCDEPVSALDVSVQAQILNLLDDIQDEFGLSFLFISHNISVVRHLCDRVAVMYLGKIAEFGAVGEVFDPPYHPYTESLLSAVPHTNPDQTSDRILLEGTVPSPLDPPNGCPFHTRCPKKIGEVCETDEPLPERVDESNHRIACHLSLEEMSQPATQTQTTRATQSAEREQP; this is translated from the coding sequence ATGACGACTACCAATACACTACTTGCAGTCGACGACCTGCGAACGCAGTTTCGCACCGAAGAGGGCACCGTCACCGCCGTCAACGACGTCTCCTTCACCCTCGATCGCGGGGAAGTGATGGGCATCGTCGGCGAGTCCGGCGCTGGCAAGAGCGTAACCGCCAAATCGATCATGCGGCTCATCCGGTATCCGGGCGAAATCGTCTCGGGATCGATCACGTTCGACGGGCAGGAACTCCTCTCGCTCACGGAAAAAGAGATGCGCAGCGTTCGCGGGAACAAGATCACGCTGATCCCGCAGGATCCGATGACCTCGCTTAATCCCGTCCTCACGGTCGGCCAGCAGATCATCGAAACGATCCGGCTCCACCAGGACGTCGGCGAAGCGGAGGCGCGCGACATTGCCATCGAAGCGATGGAAGATGTCGAAATCCCGGATCCGGCCTCGCGGATCGACGAGTACCCACACGAGTTCTCGGGCGGGATGCGCCAGCGGGTGCTGATCGCCATCGGGCTCGCCTGCGAACCGGATCTCATTATCGCCGACGAGCCGACGACGGCGCTCGACGTGACGACCCAAGCGAAGATCCTCGAACTGTTAAACGATCTTCGAGAAGAGCGCGGCGTCTCGATTCTGATGATTACGCACAACCTCGGTGTGGTCGCCCAGACCTGCGACCGCGTCGGGGTCATGTACGCCGGTAATCTCGTCGAGACGGGACGGGTAGACGATATCTTCGAGCAGCCGAGGCACCCCTACACCCGAACCCTCATCGACGCGATTCCGGCAGTCGACTCCGATCGTAACCGGCTGTACGCCCTCGGCGGGTCGATGCCAGACCTCAAGGCGCTTCCCGACGGTTGCAACTTCGCCGATCGCTGTCCGCACGCCATCGAGGCGTGTCGATCCGGCGGCGATCCAGCGCTCGAGCCGGTCATTGGCGGCCCCGAAGGCGCCCAAGCGGCATGCATCTGGACGGACGAACTCGATCTCTCGGAGCCGGCCGTCGAAGGCGAGGTCGAACGACGCCGTCGGGAGGAACACAACGAGCCCCTCCTCGAGGTGCGAGACCTCGAGAAGCACTTCCCGGCCGGCGACGGGCTCTTCGGGAACCTTTCACTGGCTCGCACCGACGGCGGCGGGCTCACACTCGAGCGACGGTACGTCAAGGCCGTCGACGGCGTGAGCTTCACGATCAACCGCGGCGAGACGGTCGGCCTGGTTGGCGAGAGTGGCTGTGGAAAGTCGACGGTCGCACGGACGGTGATGCAACTGCTCGAGCCGACCGGCGGCGAAGTGTACTTCGACGGGCACCCGTTACACGAACTCGGTAAACGGGAGATTCGAAGCCTCCGCCGAGAGATGCAGATCATCTTCCAGGATCCGAAGAGTTCGCTCAACCCGCGCAAGACCGTCGGCCAGATCATCGGGCGCGGCATGGAGAAACACTCCATCGCGACGGGCGAGGAAAAGCGCGAGCGGATCAAAGACCTGCTCGAACGCGTCGGCTTGCAGGCGAGCGACATCGACAAGTATCCACACCAGTTCTCCGGCGGGCAACAACAGCGGGTCGCCATCGCGAACGCCCTCGCGGTCGAGCCGGAACTGATCGTCTGTGACGAACCCGTCTCGGCGCTGGACGTGAGTGTGCAGGCACAAATTCTGAACCTTCTCGATGACATCCAGGACGAGTTCGGGCTCTCGTTCCTGTTCATCTCCCACAACATCAGCGTCGTCAGGCACCTCTGTGATAGGGTTGCTGTGATGTACCTCGGTAAAATCGCCGAATTCGGCGCCGTCGGCGAGGTGTTTGACCCGCCGTATCACCCCTACACCGAGAGCTTGCTGTCGGCGGTTCCCCACACGAACCCCGATCAGACGAGCGATCGAATCCTGCTCGAGGGGACGGTGCCGAGCCCCCTCGACCCGCCGAACGGCTGTCCGTTCCACACCCGCTGTCCGAAGAAGATTGGCGAGGTGTGTGAGACGGACGAACCGCTTCCCGAGAGGGTCGACGAGAGCAATCACCGGATTGCCTGTCACCTCTCGCTCGAGGAGATGAGTCAGCCGGCGACCCAGACCCAAACGACTCGGGCGACCCAGAGCGCGGAGCGAGAGCAGCCGTGA
- a CDS encoding ABC transporter permease, whose product MSTERFRLTDEKKAHYGRFVKQFRRNQKAMLGLLIIIGLFTTAIFAPFIVPHDPEATNVQDRELSPSLEHPMGTDDLGRDIFSRVMMGARISLYVGFTSISAAMIMGTTIGVVAGYYQGLIDEGLMRGMDAMMSFPPILLALTIVAVLEPSLNNVILALALVYTPFIARVARSAALSVRNESFVEAAVARGESDTYIIFREVLPNCVGPLLVQGSINIAFTMLLEASLSFLGLGVQPPTPSWGLMINQGWAFMGDAPWLVFFPALAIAIAVIGFNLLGDGLRDVLDPKGEIIE is encoded by the coding sequence ATGTCGACTGAACGCTTTCGCTTGACTGACGAGAAGAAGGCTCACTACGGCCGATTCGTCAAGCAGTTCCGCCGGAACCAGAAGGCGATGCTCGGCCTGTTAATCATCATTGGACTGTTCACGACGGCGATCTTCGCGCCGTTCATTGTCCCGCACGATCCCGAGGCGACCAACGTGCAGGATCGAGAACTCTCGCCGTCGCTCGAGCACCCGATGGGAACCGACGATCTTGGGCGTGACATCTTCAGCCGCGTCATGATGGGTGCACGCATCTCGCTGTACGTCGGGTTCACCTCGATCAGCGCGGCGATGATTATGGGGACGACCATTGGGGTCGTCGCCGGCTACTATCAGGGACTGATCGACGAGGGATTGATGCGCGGAATGGACGCGATGATGTCGTTCCCACCAATCTTGCTCGCCCTGACAATCGTCGCCGTCCTCGAGCCGAGCCTGAACAACGTGATCCTGGCACTGGCGCTCGTGTACACGCCGTTTATCGCCAGGGTGGCCCGCAGCGCAGCGCTGTCGGTGCGCAACGAATCGTTCGTCGAAGCAGCCGTTGCGCGCGGGGAGAGTGACACCTACATCATCTTCCGGGAAGTGTTGCCCAACTGCGTCGGCCCACTGCTCGTCCAGGGGTCGATAAACATCGCGTTCACCATGCTTCTCGAGGCGAGTCTCTCGTTCCTCGGGCTTGGCGTCCAGCCGCCGACCCCGTCGTGGGGCCTGATGATCAACCAGGGCTGGGCCTTCATGGGCGATGCGCCGTGGCTCGTCTTCTTCCCGGCGCTGGCCATCGCCATCGCGGTGATCGGCTTCAATCTGCTGGGCGACGGCCTCCGTGACGTCCTCGATCCAAAGGGGGAGATTATCGAATGA
- a CDS encoding ABC transporter permease — MAFVSYIFKRLGFMTITLFLVTLITFGLTNILPGNVALLILGPNATEQSIAQLEAQLGLDQPLYIQYVDWIVGMVQGDMGTSLRYGTPVADLIAIRLPRSLLLAVTATIISVSLSIPLGVIAAVKKNSPTDLTASMVAFVGLSLPIFLWGLVFIYVFALTLGGFPTRGYVSPMEDPVAAAHHLVLPASAMGVALTAYIMRMTRSSMIDELSEDYVEFARSKGLSERAVVLRHALKNAAIPVITVIAFQFSYAFGGVVVLEEVFSWPGIGRLTLTAIENRDVPLLQGCIIVIALIYMLSNFLADTFYAYVDPRIRYGGDE; from the coding sequence ATGGCGTTCGTAAGCTACATCTTCAAACGGCTGGGGTTCATGACGATCACGCTGTTCTTGGTGACGCTGATCACGTTCGGTCTCACGAACATCCTGCCAGGGAACGTCGCACTCCTGATCCTCGGCCCGAACGCGACCGAGCAATCGATCGCCCAGCTCGAGGCACAACTGGGACTCGATCAACCGCTCTACATACAGTACGTCGACTGGATCGTCGGTATGGTTCAGGGCGATATGGGCACGTCCCTCCGGTACGGGACGCCCGTCGCCGACCTGATCGCGATTCGATTGCCACGGTCGCTGTTGCTCGCGGTCACGGCGACGATCATATCGGTGAGTTTGTCGATTCCATTGGGCGTCATCGCCGCAGTGAAGAAGAACTCACCGACCGACCTTACCGCGTCGATGGTCGCGTTCGTCGGCCTCTCGCTGCCCATCTTCCTGTGGGGGCTCGTGTTCATTTACGTGTTCGCGCTAACCCTCGGCGGGTTCCCGACGCGTGGGTACGTCTCACCGATGGAAGACCCCGTCGCGGCTGCACACCACCTCGTGTTGCCGGCCAGCGCGATGGGCGTCGCGCTGACCGCATACATTATGCGCATGACTCGCTCGAGCATGATCGACGAACTGAGCGAAGACTACGTCGAGTTCGCCCGGTCGAAGGGATTGAGCGAACGCGCTGTCGTGCTTCGCCACGCGCTAAAAAACGCCGCGATCCCGGTCATCACGGTCATTGCGTTCCAGTTCAGCTACGCCTTCGGCGGTGTGGTCGTCCTCGAGGAAGTCTTCTCCTGGCCGGGCATCGGTCGGCTCACGCTGACGGCCATCGAGAACCGCGACGTCCCGCTGTTGCAAGGCTGTATCATTGTGATCGCGCTGATCTACATGCTCTCGAACTTCCTCGCGGACACGTTCTACGCTTACGTCGATCCGCGAATCCGCTACGGAGGTGACGAGTAA
- a CDS encoding ABC transporter substrate-binding protein — translation MKAAAAGIPIAFAGCLGGDDDDPGNGNGNGNGVGDETEVDTDDSDATHGGEVLWGGSVPVQSLDPHFESAAASARVLENITQGLVRVNWEYELEPLLAESWDASEDNTELTFQIREGVQFHDGSELTAEDVYASFNRIQEHEGLAADYMALVDGMDTDGDYTFEMTLSEPFAPMLSRMATSHMHIIPADQADQNSIDEPIGTGPFEFDSMELDSEFVMTRFDEYWDDDLPYLDTVTKLEISDDDNRLNTFNAGELDFINGVPPRHADDLDDDPDVDFIRRFPQSLTYLGLNCNEEPFDDIDARLALDYAIDKQEVMEAALYGQGQVASSPAAPDSEWEHPDLEPRPQDYDLAQEHLEAAGYPDGFEVTFQIPEQYNDQVTAAQVIESQAAQVGIDLNIQLITWSNWLSDVYTDRNFEATTSSYLALWFPDAGFHRPFHTDGAFFFTGWEDDEYNDLVDEARRYYEMEDRAPLYHDAAEILQERRSGHILLYWMPTLMARTHDFQGEVMSPDGSTFRFENTWMN, via the coding sequence ATGAAGGCGGCAGCTGCGGGCATCCCGATTGCGTTTGCGGGGTGTCTCGGTGGGGATGACGACGATCCGGGGAACGGAAACGGAAACGGGAACGGCGTGGGCGACGAAACCGAAGTCGACACTGACGACAGCGACGCGACCCATGGTGGTGAAGTGCTCTGGGGCGGCAGCGTTCCGGTACAGAGTCTCGACCCCCACTTCGAGAGTGCCGCCGCCAGTGCACGCGTCCTCGAGAACATCACGCAGGGGCTCGTCAGGGTCAACTGGGAGTACGAACTCGAGCCGCTATTGGCAGAGTCCTGGGACGCCTCCGAGGACAACACGGAACTGACGTTCCAGATCAGGGAGGGAGTACAGTTCCACGACGGGAGCGAGCTGACGGCCGAGGACGTATACGCCTCGTTCAATCGCATTCAGGAACACGAGGGACTTGCCGCCGACTACATGGCACTCGTCGACGGAATGGACACCGACGGCGACTACACGTTCGAGATGACGCTCTCCGAGCCGTTCGCGCCGATGCTCTCCCGGATGGCGACCTCACACATGCACATTATTCCGGCCGACCAGGCCGACCAGAACTCCATCGACGAACCGATCGGCACCGGGCCGTTCGAGTTCGACAGCATGGAACTGGACTCCGAGTTCGTGATGACGCGATTCGACGAGTACTGGGACGACGACCTCCCGTACCTGGACACGGTAACGAAACTCGAGATTTCCGATGACGACAACCGGCTCAACACGTTCAATGCCGGGGAACTCGACTTCATCAACGGGGTTCCACCCCGCCACGCCGATGATCTCGATGACGACCCCGACGTCGATTTCATTCGTCGCTTCCCGCAGTCGCTTACGTACCTCGGATTGAATTGCAACGAGGAGCCCTTCGATGACATCGATGCCCGTCTGGCACTCGACTACGCAATAGACAAACAAGAGGTCATGGAGGCGGCCCTCTATGGACAGGGACAGGTCGCCTCGAGCCCCGCCGCACCCGACAGCGAGTGGGAGCATCCCGACCTCGAGCCCCGCCCACAGGATTACGACCTCGCTCAAGAACACCTCGAGGCTGCCGGCTATCCGGACGGGTTTGAGGTCACATTCCAAATTCCCGAACAGTACAACGATCAGGTAACGGCGGCGCAGGTGATCGAATCGCAGGCTGCACAGGTCGGCATCGACCTCAATATCCAGCTGATCACCTGGAGCAACTGGCTCAGTGACGTTTACACCGATCGTAACTTCGAAGCGACGACGAGTTCCTACCTCGCGCTCTGGTTCCCGGACGCTGGCTTCCACCGGCCGTTCCACACCGATGGGGCGTTCTTCTTTACGGGTTGGGAAGACGACGAGTACAACGACCTTGTCGACGAGGCTCGACGCTACTACGAAATGGAAGACCGCGCACCGCTGTACCATGATGCCGCAGAGATTCTACAGGAACGGCGGTCGGGACACATCCTGCTCTACTGGATGCCCACCCTGATGGCCAGAACGCACGACTTCCAGGGAGAGGTCATGTCACCTGATGGTTCGACCTTCCGCTTCGAGAATACCTGGATGAACTGA
- a CDS encoding Zn-dependent hydrolase, with product MQVSGERLRSDIEANAECGVLPDVEGHGRTVLTGTTENKQARDRFVRRLEDAGLEVRVDAVGNIVGRWVSPNADPSLAPVAIGSHLDSVPSGGIFDGPLGTYGALEAVRTLQESSISVERPIHVVCFTEEEGQRFGNGLLGSLVATGRMSVEEAVALEDGSGTSLETALEQIGYHGKGRIDAAEWDAWLELHVEQGTRLEEAGAIAGVVTSISGITHCYVDVTGEADHAGSTPMGDRTDALAAASELILDLESAANRIVSAESASAVGTVGKVEASPNATNVIPGTIRLGVDIRDVDADSMDALVAALEESVQRVETDRGVDISITQPYDIPPEPMAERCREALLEAGAATGTETLSLHSGAAHDTMNVARVTDAGLLFAPSRDGISHNPREWTDWDDCASAANVITAAVAKLAGA from the coding sequence ATGCAGGTCTCTGGAGAGCGGCTTCGATCCGATATCGAAGCGAACGCCGAATGTGGCGTCCTTCCCGACGTCGAGGGCCACGGACGAACCGTACTAACGGGAACTACCGAGAACAAACAAGCACGTGACCGATTCGTCCGCCGTCTCGAGGATGCGGGTCTCGAGGTTCGCGTCGACGCCGTCGGAAACATCGTCGGTCGGTGGGTGTCACCGAATGCTGATCCGTCGCTTGCCCCCGTTGCGATTGGGAGCCACCTCGATTCCGTCCCCTCCGGTGGCATCTTCGACGGTCCACTCGGCACGTACGGAGCCCTCGAGGCCGTCAGAACGCTCCAGGAATCGTCGATTTCGGTCGAGCGGCCGATACACGTCGTCTGTTTCACCGAAGAGGAAGGGCAACGGTTCGGCAACGGTTTGCTCGGGTCGTTGGTCGCCACCGGACGGATGTCCGTCGAGGAGGCGGTTGCGCTCGAGGACGGATCGGGAACGTCCCTCGAGACGGCGCTCGAGCAAATCGGCTACCATGGCAAGGGTCGAATTGACGCCGCCGAGTGGGACGCCTGGCTGGAACTCCACGTAGAACAGGGGACGCGACTCGAGGAGGCTGGCGCGATAGCCGGTGTTGTCACGTCGATCAGCGGGATCACACACTGCTACGTCGACGTAACGGGCGAAGCAGACCACGCCGGATCGACGCCGATGGGCGACCGAACTGACGCGCTCGCGGCGGCGAGCGAACTCATCCTCGACCTCGAGTCGGCGGCCAATCGAATCGTCTCGGCAGAGTCGGCCTCGGCAGTCGGTACGGTCGGAAAGGTGGAAGCCTCACCCAACGCGACGAACGTGATTCCGGGGACGATTCGGCTCGGCGTCGACATTCGTGACGTCGACGCTGACTCGATGGACGCGCTCGTCGCCGCACTCGAGGAAAGCGTACAACGGGTCGAAACAGACCGCGGCGTCGACATCTCCATTACACAACCGTACGACATCCCGCCGGAACCGATGGCAGAACGGTGTCGGGAGGCCCTGCTCGAGGCGGGTGCCGCGACGGGTACCGAGACGCTGTCGCTGCACTCCGGAGCGGCTCACGACACGATGAACGTCGCCAGAGTAACCGACGCTGGGCTTCTATTTGCTCCGTCTCGCGACGGCATTTCGCACAATCCGCGCGAGTGGACAGACTGGGACGACTGCGCAAGCGCCGCCAATGTGATCACGGCTGCGGTTGCCAAACTGGCTGGGGCTTAA